One Anaerolineae bacterium genomic region harbors:
- a CDS encoding N-acetylmuramoyl-L-alanine amidase, with amino-acid sequence MLQVILIALKRLFLGVKPEPELPPLSYYTLNQTGKRNIPIRRIGSGNTEYLLRLSLAASVILLLLGIAVRSTLNGRAEVSLPTATLTATAMNSPTPELSSPTATPNLEIVITPEAPGWSPNQEDAQHYQQQCTAANGIMEERMHEVVVGQVSFLPDYSAADVAASCNYVRYGTNQPQGVIIHYTSGSLAASLSWFRKLDGTSAHYLIDRDGTVYQLIPEEVGAVHVTCAGNSCLPTCPYDLCGDDGYPELRTIGIELVNWGYVDPAETGILVYEDYLASFGRRYWEDFSEIQLIVLKDLVCDIARRWSIPVDSEHIVGHYRINQKLDPGPALNLFWERLGLPLREPLFANGCD; translated from the coding sequence ATGTTACAAGTTATCTTGATTGCTCTGAAACGGCTTTTTCTAGGGGTCAAACCAGAACCCGAACTTCCCCCATTGAGCTACTACACATTGAATCAAACTGGAAAGCGTAATATTCCCATTAGGAGGATTGGGAGCGGAAATACTGAATACCTGTTGAGACTCAGTCTGGCAGCTAGCGTCATCCTGCTCTTATTAGGGATTGCCGTGCGCAGCACCCTGAACGGCCGGGCGGAGGTCAGTTTACCGACTGCTACCTTGACAGCAACGGCGATGAACTCCCCAACACCTGAATTATCCAGCCCAACAGCGACCCCTAATCTTGAAATTGTGATAACGCCCGAAGCACCAGGCTGGTCTCCCAATCAAGAAGACGCCCAGCATTATCAGCAGCAATGCACGGCTGCCAATGGCATTATGGAGGAACGGATGCACGAAGTCGTAGTCGGACAGGTATCCTTCCTGCCCGACTACTCAGCGGCGGATGTGGCTGCTTCCTGCAATTATGTGCGCTACGGGACAAACCAACCCCAAGGGGTAATAATCCACTACACCAGCGGGTCACTGGCAGCCTCTTTGTCGTGGTTTCGTAAGCTGGACGGCACATCCGCTCATTACCTAATTGACCGGGACGGGACGGTGTATCAGCTCATCCCTGAAGAAGTAGGGGCGGTGCATGTCACTTGTGCGGGAAATTCTTGTTTACCAACCTGTCCGTATGATCTGTGCGGCGATGATGGATACCCCGAACTACGAACCATCGGCATCGAGCTGGTCAACTGGGGATATGTTGATCCAGCCGAAACGGGGATCTTGGTATATGAAGATTACCTGGCGTCCTTCGGCAGGCGGTACTGGGAAGATTTCTCGGAAATTCAACTCATCGTGCTGAAAGACCTGGTGTGCGACATTGCCAGGCGGTGGAGTATCCCTGTTGATTCCGAACACATCGTAGGGCATTATCGAATTAATCAAAAGCTCGACCCAGGCCCCGCACTCAACCTGTTTTGGGAGCGGTTAGGATTGCCACTCAGAGAGCCCCTCTTTGCTAATGGTTGCGATTGA